The proteins below are encoded in one region of Telopea speciosissima isolate NSW1024214 ecotype Mountain lineage chromosome 10, Tspe_v1, whole genome shotgun sequence:
- the LOC122641744 gene encoding 17.8 kDa class I heat shock protein-like translates to MSLIPSFFGGQRNIFDPFNDFPFSASLSLPPSQFFNETVAFANARIDWKETPEAHIFKADLPGLKKEKVKVEVEEGRVLQISGERSKEQEEKSEQWHRVERSSGKFLRRFRLPDNAKVDQMKAAMENGVLTVTVPKEEVKKPESKAIEISG, encoded by the coding sequence ATGTCGCTAATTCCAAGCTTCTTTGGTGGCCAGCGAAACATCTTCGATCCATTCAACGATTTCCCTTTCtcagcttctctctctcttcctccctcccAATTCTTCAATGAAACAGTTGCATTCGCTAATGCCCGAATAGATTGGAAGGAGACCCCAGAAGCCCATATATTCAAAGCTGATCTTCCTGGactcaagaaagaaaaagtgaagGTTGAAGTGGAAGAAGGCAGAGTCCTTCAGATCAGCGGAGAGAGGAGCAaagagcaagaagagaagagtgaGCAGTGGCACAGGGTTGAGCGTAGCAGTGGCAAATTCCTGCGCAGGTTCAGGTTGCCTGATAATGCCAAGGTGGATCAGATGAAGGCAGCCATGGAGAATGGAGTGCTCACTGTAACAGTACCCAAGGAAGAAGTCAAGAAACCAGAGTCGAAGGCCATTGAAATCTCTGGCTAG
- the LOC122641745 gene encoding class I heat shock protein-like: MSIIPSFLGGFWDPVQDFPFSSSLTTSRPQFSTDTAAFANFRIDWKETPEAHIFKADLPGLKKEEVKVEIEEGRVLQINGERTKEQEEKNDQWHRIDRSSDKFLRRFRLPENAKMDQVKASMENGVLTVTIPKEEVKKPEVKAIEISG; the protein is encoded by the coding sequence ATGTCGATCATTCCCAGCTTCCTTGGTGGGTTTTGGGATCCAGTCCAGGATTTCCCATTCTCCTCTTCACTTACAACCTCTCGCCCTCAGTTCTCCACCGATACTGCTGCGTTTGCCAATTTCCGTATAGATTGGAAGGAGACCCCAGAAGCCCACATCTTCAAAGCTGACCTTCCTGGgctgaagaaagaagaagtgaAGGTCGAGATTGAAGAAGGCAGAGTCCTTCAGATCAATGGAGAGAGGACCAAAGAACAGGAAGAGAAGAATGATCAGTGGCATCGGATCGATCGTAGTAGCGACAAATTCCTTCGCCGGTTTAGATTGCCTGAGAATGCCAAGATGGATCAAGTGAAAGCTTCCATGGAGAATGGAGTTCTCACTGTCACCATCCCCAAGGAAGAAGTCAAGAAACCAGAGGTCAAGGCCATAGAAATCTCTGGTTAA
- the LOC122641740 gene encoding 17.8 kDa class I heat shock protein-like — translation MSLIPSFFGGRRTISDPFSMDIWDPFDNFPFSTSLSVPRSQVSNETAAFANARIDWKETPEAHIFKADLPGIKKEEVKVEMEEGRVLQISGERSKEQEEKSEQWHQVERSSGKFLRRFRLPENAEINQVKAAMENGVLTVTVPKEEVKKAEVKTIEISG, via the coding sequence ATGTCGCTCATCCCAAGTTTCTTTGGTGGCCGGCGAACCATCTCCGATCCATTCTCAATGGATATCTGGGATCCATTCGACAACTTTCCCTTCTCAACTTCCTTATCTGTTCCTCGCTCCCAAGTCTCCAATGAAACAGCTGCGTTTGCCAATGCCCGAATCGATTGGAAGGAGACCCCAGAAGCCCATATCTTCAAAGCTGATCTTCCTGGTATCAAGAAGGAAGAAGTGAAAGTTGAAATGGAGGAAGGCAGAGTTCTCCAGATCAGTGGAGAGAGGAGTAAAGAGCAGGAAGAGAAGAGTGAGCAGTGGCACCAGGTTGAGCGTAGCAGTGGCAAGTTCTTGCGCAGGTTCAGGTTGCCTGAGAATGCCGAGATCAATCAGGTGAAGGCTGCAATGGAGAATGGAGTGCTCACTGTCACCGTACCCAAGGAAGAAGTAAAGAAGGCAGAGGTCAAAACCATTGAAATCTCTGGCTAG